One genomic segment of Brevibacillus laterosporus LMG 15441 includes these proteins:
- a CDS encoding DUF350 domain-containing protein, whose translation MSLVINFLSYAGTAFAMMLIGFILFVVSTTRVKEFQLIANNNQAAALTLGGKMLGLAYVLGSAVANSVSLMDMVIWSGVGIVAQIIFSYLAEIITIRFSIREAIEKNNTAVGILLMMLSLSIGWIVGQCLTY comes from the coding sequence ATGTCTTTAGTCATAAATTTTTTAAGCTATGCTGGCACAGCTTTTGCCATGATGCTAATTGGATTCATTTTATTTGTTGTCAGTACTACAAGAGTAAAAGAGTTTCAATTAATTGCAAATAATAATCAGGCAGCCGCATTGACCCTTGGTGGAAAAATGCTTGGTCTTGCGTATGTACTCGGTTCCGCTGTGGCCAATTCCGTCTCCTTGATGGATATGGTGATTTGGAGCGGAGTTGGAATCGTAGCTCAAATCATTTTCTCTTATCTAGCTGAAATCATTACGATTCGATTTAGCATTCGGGAAGCAATAGAAAAGAATAATACGGCTGTCGGAATCCTTTTAATGATGCTATCGTTATCAATTGGCTGGATAGTAGGGCAATGCTTGACCTATTAG
- a CDS encoding glutathionylspermidine synthase family protein: protein MNHKEKRKQFYQQIPQYWADLYGQEYSLYDMHLVTEQEASTIRKTTNRVGHLFFKTAELMRQLDDDLLLSLGFPASSLRFLRIHHINVESVIARLDLVQVDKRYVVLEINSDTPTFLKELFFVNERICKEFGYKNPNEGEEKRLKEAVQAAIFMSLAGMVPSHVETPHIVFTSHADNPEDRYTAEYLREMTPLPSRYIPLHELQIVEGKGLYDADGQRIDLLYRQTYPIEQMLADFDPITKEPVGEMLLELVALRKLAILNPISAFLLQSKAIQAVIWGLHEEQHPFYSTEEHAWIAEHFLPTYLEPDLFREQGVAYVQKPAFGREGDTVQIMKDDAILHEDSNKSYADFLSVYQKYVPLPTTYVQTVEKIVKGHLMVGSFLINGQASAFGYRLGGPITDNMAYFLPCGYK, encoded by the coding sequence ATGAATCATAAAGAGAAAAGAAAGCAATTTTATCAGCAGATCCCACAATATTGGGCAGATTTATATGGTCAGGAGTATAGCTTATACGACATGCATCTGGTGACAGAGCAAGAAGCCTCTACCATTCGAAAAACGACTAATCGGGTAGGGCATTTATTCTTTAAAACAGCAGAGTTAATGCGTCAGCTAGATGATGATCTACTGCTTTCGTTAGGCTTTCCTGCTAGCTCCTTGCGTTTTTTGCGTATTCACCACATCAATGTAGAGAGTGTTATTGCAAGGTTAGACCTCGTTCAGGTCGATAAACGATATGTAGTCCTCGAAATCAATAGTGACACGCCCACATTTTTGAAGGAATTATTCTTTGTAAATGAGCGGATTTGTAAGGAATTTGGTTATAAAAACCCGAATGAAGGGGAGGAAAAAAGGCTCAAGGAGGCTGTTCAAGCTGCGATTTTTATGAGCCTTGCGGGCATGGTGCCAAGCCATGTAGAGACGCCGCATATCGTATTTACCTCGCATGCTGATAACCCGGAAGATCGATATACAGCAGAGTATTTACGTGAAATGACACCGTTACCTAGCCGCTATATACCTCTTCATGAACTACAAATCGTCGAGGGAAAGGGGTTATATGATGCTGACGGCCAACGCATTGATCTTTTATACCGTCAAACATACCCCATTGAGCAAATGCTAGCTGATTTTGATCCGATTACCAAAGAACCCGTGGGTGAGATGCTCCTTGAATTAGTAGCTCTTCGTAAGCTGGCTATACTTAACCCAATCTCAGCATTTTTGTTGCAAAGCAAAGCCATCCAGGCTGTTATTTGGGGCCTGCATGAGGAGCAGCATCCTTTTTATTCAACTGAGGAACACGCTTGGATTGCTGAACACTTTTTACCCACTTATTTAGAGCCTGATCTTTTCCGAGAACAAGGAGTAGCTTATGTACAAAAGCCTGCCTTTGGAAGAGAGGGGGATACCGTGCAGATTATGAAGGATGATGCCATTCTCCATGAAGATAGTAACAAATCATATGCTGACTTTTTATCTGTTTATCAGAAATATGTACCGCTTCCAACTACTTATGTCCAGACCGTTGAAAAAATTGTCAAGGGACACCTCATGGTTGGAAGCTTTCTTATCAATGGTCAGGCCTCTGCCTTTGGCTATCGGTTAGGCGGGCCTATCACAGATAATATGGCGTATTTTCTCCCTTGCGGCTATAAGTAA
- a CDS encoding DctP family TRAP transporter solute-binding subunit: protein MKSVVGIFSFILIGLLTALFIGFRTELIPGIKPLDEEQSGLKHRVIIKFSHVVAENTPKGLAAEKFAQLVKEKTNDQVEVQVFPNGILYSDKDEFEALAKGEIQMIAPAFSNLSNVIPQWLALDLPFAYPDQDSIHQVFDGEIGRLLFQTLEQKNMHGLAFWSNGFKQVSSNQHPLLRPADFTRHTFRILPSKVLESQFKLLGATTVVMPFTEVYRNIESGYVNGQENTISNIFTKHLDQVQPYITISNHGYLGYAVIVNKDFWEELEPQTRDLLTEALAETTAWNRQRAIEMNRQQLALLRRKKDVYIQTLTPAQKEAWIATLQPIYKQFEPFIGKELMQKIADLKAKK from the coding sequence TTGAAATCAGTTGTCGGTATTTTTTCCTTTATCCTGATCGGGCTTTTAACGGCTTTGTTCATTGGTTTTCGTACAGAATTAATTCCTGGAATAAAACCTCTTGACGAGGAACAAAGCGGACTAAAGCATCGAGTTATCATAAAATTTAGTCATGTAGTAGCAGAAAATACTCCGAAGGGCTTAGCCGCTGAGAAATTTGCTCAATTAGTCAAAGAGAAAACAAACGATCAGGTTGAGGTTCAAGTATTCCCAAATGGTATTCTCTACTCAGACAAGGATGAATTTGAAGCTTTAGCCAAGGGTGAGATTCAGATGATCGCCCCGGCCTTTTCTAATCTGTCTAATGTGATACCGCAGTGGCTTGCACTGGATTTGCCGTTTGCTTATCCCGATCAGGATTCCATTCATCAAGTCTTTGATGGTGAGATTGGTCGTCTTCTGTTTCAAACACTAGAGCAAAAAAACATGCATGGCTTGGCCTTTTGGAGTAATGGCTTTAAACAGGTAAGCAGCAATCAGCATCCCTTGCTTCGCCCTGCTGATTTTACTAGACATACCTTTCGCATTTTACCCAGTAAAGTCCTTGAAAGCCAATTTAAGCTGTTAGGGGCTACTACCGTAGTCATGCCCTTCACAGAGGTCTATCGTAATATTGAATCGGGTTACGTCAATGGACAAGAAAATACGATTTCGAACATTTTCACGAAGCATCTGGACCAAGTACAGCCTTATATCACTATCAGTAACCATGGATATTTGGGTTATGCGGTCATTGTAAATAAAGACTTTTGGGAAGAGCTTGAACCACAAACCCGAGATCTGTTAACAGAAGCTTTAGCAGAAACAACAGCGTGGAACCGGCAGCGAGCAATTGAGATGAACAGACAGCAATTAGCTTTATTACGCCGAAAAAAGGACGTTTATATTCAAACGCTGACACCTGCACAAAAAGAAGCTTGGATTGCTACACTCCAGCCCATATACAAGCAATTTGAACCATTCATCGGTAAGGAGCTCATGCAAAAGATAGCTGACTTGAAGGCAAAAAAATAA
- a CDS encoding ATP-binding protein, with protein MKILLKNLQLHWKITILSFGIVLFSLLIGGIIIIGKMSMEIESELGQRLLVTARTVAEIPAIAENIVKPDGWKSIQSTTKRIQIVNDVSYIVVLSMNRIRLSDVMEERIGTAFTGKEAGPAFAEHTFVHKVKGELGVALRAYVPVMNAEHRQIGVVMTGHMLPTLYEMLANQKESITITLFLSLLFGVIGSWQLARHMKKQLLNLEPQEIARLLIERTATFQAMHEGVIAIDNALTITIFNEHAKRIFRVSGDVIGKKINDVIPDSRLPEILRLDQPIYNQELQMQHAVIWSNRVPIKVNNKTVGALAIFQDRTEFAKIAEELTGVKAFVEALRVQNHEHRNKMHTIAGLLQLNQAEKALQYVFDVSEKHEELSSFLTENIYDDNLSGLLLSKVGRGKELGIQVEIDRKSRFYAFPNRMDHHDFVLIIGNLVENAFDALTMSKREDKHLFISIHQDEESLSLMIEDNGTGMDASTEARVFERGFTTKYEHNQGLGLYLVKTLVTKGRGEISVDSEPGYGTTFFIQLPMKGEK; from the coding sequence GTGAAGATTCTGCTCAAAAACCTACAACTTCATTGGAAAATTACGATTCTCTCCTTTGGTATTGTACTATTTTCTCTCTTGATTGGGGGAATTATTATTATCGGAAAAATGTCAATGGAGATAGAGTCAGAGTTAGGGCAGCGGTTGTTGGTTACTGCGCGTACCGTTGCTGAAATACCTGCGATAGCAGAAAATATCGTAAAACCAGATGGCTGGAAGTCGATTCAATCAACAACGAAACGCATCCAGATTGTAAATGATGTGAGCTATATCGTTGTATTGTCGATGAATCGAATTCGTTTATCGGATGTAATGGAAGAGCGAATTGGCACAGCCTTTACCGGGAAAGAAGCCGGGCCAGCCTTTGCGGAACACACCTTTGTGCATAAGGTAAAAGGGGAACTTGGGGTGGCTTTACGGGCTTACGTACCTGTTATGAATGCGGAGCACCGTCAGATTGGGGTAGTGATGACAGGACATATGCTGCCTACTTTATATGAAATGCTGGCCAATCAAAAAGAGAGCATCACCATCACGTTGTTTCTATCTCTCTTGTTTGGCGTAATAGGCTCATGGCAGTTAGCTCGGCATATGAAAAAGCAACTGTTAAATCTAGAGCCCCAGGAAATTGCCCGGTTACTAATTGAACGCACTGCAACCTTTCAAGCTATGCATGAAGGTGTGATTGCGATTGATAACGCTTTAACGATTACGATTTTTAATGAGCACGCCAAGCGAATCTTTCGTGTTTCAGGGGATGTGATCGGTAAAAAAATTAATGATGTAATCCCCGATTCCAGACTGCCGGAAATTTTACGTTTAGATCAACCTATCTATAATCAGGAATTGCAAATGCAGCATGCCGTCATTTGGTCCAATCGTGTCCCGATTAAGGTAAATAATAAAACAGTAGGGGCACTTGCAATCTTTCAGGATCGCACAGAATTTGCCAAAATTGCTGAGGAATTAACGGGAGTGAAAGCGTTTGTAGAAGCACTGCGGGTACAAAACCATGAGCATCGCAATAAAATGCATACCATCGCAGGCTTACTCCAATTAAATCAAGCAGAGAAAGCCTTGCAGTACGTGTTTGATGTTTCCGAAAAACATGAGGAGCTAAGCAGCTTCCTGACTGAAAATATTTATGACGATAATCTTTCAGGTTTATTACTCAGTAAAGTGGGTCGAGGCAAAGAACTGGGCATACAGGTGGAAATCGACCGGAAAAGTAGATTCTATGCATTTCCAAACAGGATGGATCACCATGATTTTGTGCTGATCATTGGTAATCTAGTTGAAAATGCTTTTGACGCTTTAACGATGTCAAAGAGGGAAGACAAGCACTTATTTATCAGCATACACCAAGACGAGGAAAGCTTATCATTAATGATAGAAGACAATGGAACTGGAATGGATGCCAGTACCGAAGCACGCGTGTTTGAGCGAGGTTTTACAACCAAATACGAGCATAATCAGGGATTAGGACTATATTTGGTAAAAACGCTTGTGACAAAAGGACGTGGGGAAATTTCGGTTGACTCTGAACCGGGATATGGAACTACCTTTTTCATTCAGCTTCCCATG